CATCGCCGGTGAGTACCTTGCCGAGTACGTCGAGAGCCTCGTCTAGTAGGGCACCCCGGCTGTCGAAATCAATTCCCAGAGCCTTGAATTCGGGCTTGAGGTAGCCGGCCGCTGTGCCGAGGATCAGCCTCCCGCCGGAGAGAACGGCAAGACTCTGGATCGACTTCGCACCGAGGAAAGGGTTGCGATATGCCGCGATGTAGACGTTGGTCAGCAGATTCACGTCCGTGGTGGCTGCGGCCGCGAATGACAGCGCGACGAATGGATCGAGAGCGTGATGCCCCCCGTGGTCGAGCCATTTCCCATCGGGAGCAGGGTGATCGGTGACGTGTACCGCACGGAAGCCGCTGGCCTCGGCGACACTGGCGATCTCAGAGATTGCTTCGGCGGTGACGAACTCCGATACCGCGTCCACTCGCTGCGTGGGTAGTTCCAGGGAGAACGAGATGGTCATGGGCGTCCTTTCAGATGGTCACGAGGTCCGCGAGTCGCTGGGCGTGGAAGTCGGGGGTGCCGAGAATCAACTGTGTGGCTTTCGCCCGCCGGACATAGAGATGGGCATTGTGTTCCCAGGTGAAACCGATTCCGCCGTGTATACGCATGTTGTCGAGGGCGACCTGCAGGAAGGCTTCGGAGCAAGCCATTTTCGCCACCGACGCGGCGATCGCCAGTTCGCTCTCGTCGGCGACTTCGGCCGCGTGCGCGGCGGCCGAGCGTGCACCTTCGACGAGGACAAGCATGTCCGCGCACCGGTGTTTGACGGCTTGGAAGCTGCCGATGGCGCGACCGAACTGGATGCGTTCCTTGGCGTAGTCAACCGCCATGTCAAGGCACCGCTGCGCCGCGCCGACCTGCTCGGCGGCCAGCGCGACGACAGCGAGGTCGTAGGTCCTCGCCAATGCACCCGCGGCAGCCCCGTCGTCTCCGATGAGGCGGGCGTTGACGCCCTCGAAGCGGATCCTGGCGAGCTTTCGCGTGCGATCCAGAGTCGCGAGCGGTTCGCGAGTCATTCCGTCGGCATCGGCGGTTATCGCGAACAACGAGATGCCGGTACCGCTGGTGGCCGCGACCAGCACGAGGTCTGCGGTATGGCCATCCAGCACCAGAGCGGCGTCACCGGTCACGCGGAAACCGTCGCCGTCACGTTGCGCGGTCAGGGTCACAGCCGCTGAATTCCATGTGTCGAGTGCTCCGTTGAGGACGAGCGTCGCGGTGCGCGTCCCGTCGACGAGCGACGGAAGGTAATCGGTCATTGCCTGCTCATCGCCGCTGGCGATGATGGCCGGGATGGCCATCGCGACAGTGGAGAAGAACGGAGAGCACAGCAGTGCCGCGCCCATCTCCTCGAACACGACCGCCAGCTCGCGGAGCCCTGCACCGGCACCCCCGTACTGCTCGGGTACTGCGATGCCGTGCAGTCCGAGTTGCTCGGCCATTTTGTGCCATACGACCTCGTCATAGCCCTCTTCGGTGGCCATGAGCTCGCGTACCCGGCTGCTGGACGAGTTGGCATGCAGAAACTCCCGCACCGCCACTCGGAGGTCGTCGGCCTCACTTGCCGCCACTCGCAACCTCCTGCCGTTCCGACCCCGGGATGGGCATTCCCGGACGAGGATAGTATCTTTTCCTAAATCAGAGAATATGCATTCTCGCACGAAGGAGGAGCGCGATGACGACGAGACTCGACTACGGGATCTTCGATTGCGACACGCACTGCTATGAGACGCGAGATGCGTTTACCCGCTACCTTCCCAAGGAATTTCACGACCGGGCGATCACCACGGTGCGCGGTGCGGACGGAGTGGAGGTGATTCTCGCCGGGCACCGAGTCGCAACCTTCAACAGCGAAGGGGGGCTGGGCCTGGACGTCGCATACCGCCCCGGTTCGCTGAAGGAGATGCTGAGGCAGATGG
The sequence above is drawn from the Mycobacterium gallinarum genome and encodes:
- a CDS encoding TIGR03619 family F420-dependent LLM class oxidoreductase, yielding MTISFSLELPTQRVDAVSEFVTAEAISEIASVAEASGFRAVHVTDHPAPDGKWLDHGGHHALDPFVALSFAAAATTDVNLLTNVYIAAYRNPFLGAKSIQSLAVLSGGRLILGTAAGYLKPEFKALGIDFDSRGALLDEALDVLGKVLTGDDVAYQGTSFAARGVRLYPVPATAPPIWVGGNSKPAVRRAVTRAQGWAPFNTFGYAAASRTAEISTLDDLQSAIAWAMKYAAEVGRTEPLDICFSAGNLLDESKSTDERHATIATLESMGVTWLTVAPQGATRAEVVDHAHAFAEEFIA
- a CDS encoding acyl-CoA dehydrogenase family protein → MAASEADDLRVAVREFLHANSSSSRVRELMATEEGYDEVVWHKMAEQLGLHGIAVPEQYGGAGAGLRELAVVFEEMGAALLCSPFFSTVAMAIPAIIASGDEQAMTDYLPSLVDGTRTATLVLNGALDTWNSAAVTLTAQRDGDGFRVTGDAALVLDGHTADLVLVAATSGTGISLFAITADADGMTREPLATLDRTRKLARIRFEGVNARLIGDDGAAAGALARTYDLAVVALAAEQVGAAQRCLDMAVDYAKERIQFGRAIGSFQAVKHRCADMLVLVEGARSAAAHAAEVADESELAIAASVAKMACSEAFLQVALDNMRIHGGIGFTWEHNAHLYVRRAKATQLILGTPDFHAQRLADLVTI